The genomic segment CTCGTTCGCTTTTCCATGACGCCGTTACTCCAGTTGAGAGGGTCGATCGTCGGACCGGGTTCCCCGGCCCGAACTCTCGGCCGGCCGGGTCAGTTCTCGCTGAAATCCGGCGGGAACTTCCGGTCGACCGTGGGTTGGTTGATCCGCAGCGCGTGAACCAGGATTTCGGCCCGGGTGTGAACGTGCGGCTCTTCTAGGAGTTGTTGTTTGAGTTCCAGGTCGATCGGCAAGGCGTAAGCGAGCATATCGCAGAGCGGGCCGAGGGGCGTCTCCCCGTCGAACAGGTTACGCAGGTGTTGGAGCGTGGCGGCTTCGGCCTCGAACCGCGGCAGGACGACCCGCGCGAGGTGTCGGCGGAGGTCGGTCAACTTCCCCAGATCGGCCGGCACCACGTCCGGGATCATGTCCGCCCGCGCGACGCGGTAGAGTTTGTCGGTCGAGAGTTCTTCAGTGAAGCGGATTCGGACGAGCCCGCGGAGCCGGAGGTTGTACCGCCCGTCCGGGAGCATATCGTGGTGCGTGATCCGCCCCAGGCACCCGACCGATTCGATGGCGGGGCGGTTGTCGTAATCCGATTCCCAGCCCTTCTTGAGAAGCACCATCGCGATCAGCTGGTCGTCGGCCAGAGCGTCGCCGGTCATTTGCCGGTACCGAGGTTCGAAGATGTGCAGCCCCTGGATCACCTGAGGGAACAGGACCAGATTCGGGAGCGGGAGCAGCCGGGCGGTGCCGCCGA from the Fimbriiglobus ruber genome contains:
- a CDS encoding LON peptidase substrate-binding domain-containing protein produces the protein MTDDQSALARFGGTARLLPLPNLVLFPQVIQGLHIFEPRYRQMTGDALADDQLIAMVLLKKGWESDYDNRPAIESVGCLGRITHHDMLPDGRYNLRLRGLVRIRFTEELSTDKLYRVARADMIPDVVPADLGKLTDLRRHLARVVLPRFEAEAATLQHLRNLFDGETPLGPLCDMLAYALPIDLELKQQLLEEPHVHTRAEILVHALRINQPTVDRKFPPDFSEN